One Sodalis praecaptivus DNA segment encodes these proteins:
- the arcB gene encoding aerobic respiration two-component sensor histidine kinase ArcB yields MKQIRLLAQYYVDLMVKLGLVRFSLLLASALVVLAMIVQMAVTMVLRGEVESIDVVRSIFFGLLITPWAVYFLSVVVEQLEASRQRLSRLVDKLEEMRNRDLQLNAQLQNNIAQLNQEMADREKAEEARRGAMEKLTEEMARREQAQVELEQQSSLLRSFLDASPDLVYYRNENKEFSGCNRATELLTGKSEKQLVGLTPREVYSPEIAEKVIETDEKVFRHNVSLTYEQWLEYPDGRKACFELRKVPFYDRIGKRHGLMGFGRDITERKRYQDALESASREKTTFISTISHELRTPLNGIVGLSRILLDTQLTQEQHNYLKTIHVSAVTLGYIFNDIIEMDKLERRKVRLDNQPLDFTDFLMDLENLSGLLVQPKGLKLVMAPQQPLPRAIIADGTRLRQILWNLIGNAVKFTRQGEIVIRIWREQQDRLCFDVQDSGIGIPEEEQEKIFAMYYQVKGQHGGKPATGTGIGLAVSKRLAQAMGGDITVKSQPGQGSCFTLSIVAPEVAQVQEQVEDEEAMPLPALNVLLVEDIELNVLVARSVLEKLGSSVEVAMTGKDALAMFDPDEFDLVLLDIQLPDMTGLDIASQLKSRYQGRHMPPLIALTANVLKDKKEYQAAGMDDVLSKPLEVAALTQVIKTFWDHADSAAVVAPAEPAAVDKNRQVLDTAMLEQYLELVGPSLITQSLAMFEKMMPGYLAILDSNMTARDRQGIAEEGHKIKGAAGSVGLRHLQQLAQQIQSPELPAWWDNVQEWIDELKHEWRHDVQTLRDWVQQAEKK; encoded by the coding sequence ATGAAGCAAATTCGCCTGCTGGCTCAATATTATGTCGACCTGATGGTGAAACTCGGCTTGGTACGCTTCTCCTTGCTGCTGGCCTCGGCGCTGGTGGTTCTGGCGATGATCGTCCAAATGGCCGTCACGATGGTGCTGAGGGGCGAAGTGGAGAGTATCGACGTCGTGCGCTCCATTTTCTTCGGTCTGTTAATCACTCCGTGGGCGGTTTACTTTTTGTCGGTGGTGGTGGAGCAGCTTGAGGCATCACGCCAGCGCCTGTCGCGGCTGGTGGATAAGCTTGAGGAAATGCGCAATCGCGATTTACAGCTCAACGCCCAACTGCAAAACAACATCGCTCAGCTCAACCAGGAGATGGCAGACCGCGAAAAGGCCGAAGAGGCGCGGCGCGGGGCGATGGAGAAACTGACCGAGGAAATGGCGCGGCGTGAACAGGCGCAGGTAGAGCTTGAGCAGCAGTCCTCGCTCTTGCGCTCCTTCCTCGATGCATCGCCCGACCTGGTGTACTACCGTAATGAGAACAAAGAGTTTTCCGGCTGTAACCGCGCCACCGAGCTGCTCACCGGTAAAAGTGAGAAACAGTTGGTGGGGCTTACTCCGCGCGAGGTGTATTCCCCCGAGATCGCGGAAAAGGTGATCGAAACCGATGAAAAGGTCTTCCGCCATAACGTTTCACTCACCTATGAACAATGGCTGGAATATCCCGACGGTCGTAAAGCCTGCTTTGAGTTGCGCAAAGTCCCGTTTTACGATCGTATCGGCAAGCGCCACGGCCTCATGGGCTTTGGTCGCGATATTACCGAGCGTAAGCGCTATCAGGACGCGCTGGAAAGCGCCAGCCGGGAGAAAACCACTTTTATTTCCACCATCAGCCATGAGCTGCGTACGCCGCTTAACGGCATCGTGGGTTTGAGCCGGATTTTGCTGGATACCCAACTGACGCAAGAGCAGCATAACTACCTGAAAACCATCCATGTCAGCGCGGTTACCTTAGGCTATATCTTCAACGATATTATCGAAATGGATAAGCTGGAGCGCCGCAAGGTACGGTTGGACAATCAGCCGCTGGATTTCACCGATTTCTTGATGGATTTAGAAAACCTTTCCGGCCTGCTGGTGCAGCCGAAAGGGCTGAAGCTGGTGATGGCGCCGCAGCAGCCGCTACCGCGCGCTATCATCGCCGACGGCACCCGCCTGCGGCAAATTCTGTGGAACCTCATCGGCAACGCGGTGAAATTCACCCGACAGGGTGAGATCGTGATCCGCATCTGGCGTGAACAGCAGGACCGTTTATGCTTTGACGTGCAGGACTCCGGTATCGGCATTCCCGAAGAGGAGCAAGAGAAGATTTTCGCTATGTACTACCAGGTGAAAGGGCAGCACGGCGGCAAGCCGGCGACCGGCACCGGGATTGGCCTGGCGGTCTCCAAACGGCTGGCGCAGGCGATGGGCGGCGATATCACCGTTAAGAGCCAACCCGGCCAAGGCTCTTGCTTTACGCTTTCCATCGTGGCGCCGGAAGTGGCGCAGGTGCAAGAGCAGGTTGAGGATGAAGAGGCGATGCCGCTGCCGGCGCTAAATGTCCTGCTGGTGGAGGACATCGAGCTGAACGTCTTGGTGGCCCGCTCCGTACTGGAGAAGCTCGGCAGCAGCGTGGAGGTCGCGATGACCGGCAAGGACGCGCTGGCAATGTTCGATCCCGATGAGTTCGACCTGGTGCTATTGGATATACAACTGCCGGATATGACCGGTCTGGATATCGCCAGCCAGTTGAAGAGCCGCTACCAGGGGCGGCATATGCCGCCGCTCATCGCGCTGACCGCCAACGTCTTGAAGGACAAAAAAGAGTACCAGGCGGCCGGCATGGACGATGTACTCAGCAAGCCGCTAGAGGTCGCGGCGCTTACCCAGGTGATAAAGACGTTTTGGGATCATGCCGATAGCGCCGCCGTTGTGGCGCCAGCAGAGCCGGCGGCGGTGGATAAAAACCGCCAGGTATTGGACACCGCCATGCTGGAACAATATCTGGAACTGGTGGGGCCGTCACTGATTACGCAAAGCCTGGCGATGTTTGAAAAAATGATGCCTGGCTATTTGGCGATCCTGGATTCCAACATGACCGCCCGCGATCGGCAGGGCATCGCGGAAGAGGGGCACAAAATCAAGGGCGCGGCGGGGTCGGTAGGGCTACGTCATTTGCAGCAGTTGGCGCAGCAGATCCAAAGCCCTGAGCTGCCGGCCTGGTGGGATAACGTCCAGGAGTGGATCGACGAGTTGAAGCACGAATGGCGCCACGATGTGCAAACGTTGCGTGATTGGGTTCAGCAGGCAGAAAAAAAATGA
- a CDS encoding TIGR01212 family radical SAM protein (This family includes YhcC from E. coli K-12, an uncharacterized radical SAM protein.), producing MQLQKLVNMFGNDLQRRYGEKIHKLSLHGGFSCPNRDGTRGRGGCTFCNVAAFSDPQRQYSPIAEQLAGQAAGVDRAKRYLAYFQAYTSTYAEVRVLDSLYQQALSQGNIAGLCVGTRPDCVPLSVLDLLAGYRDKGYEIWLELGLQSAQDKTLRRINRGHDFACYQRTVALARERGLKVCTHLIIGLPGEDATACLDTLSKVVAGGVAGLKLHPLHIVDGSVLARAWRAGRLTTLTLAAYAAIAGEMIRHTPPDILFHRVSANAHRSLLLAPQWCANRWDGMLAVYHYLQEQGPQGSAIGTPWRLPVAEQSL from the coding sequence ATGCAGTTACAGAAATTAGTCAATATGTTTGGCAACGATCTCCAGCGCCGCTACGGCGAGAAGATCCATAAACTCAGCCTACACGGCGGTTTTAGCTGCCCCAATCGCGACGGTACGCGGGGACGGGGAGGCTGCACCTTCTGCAATGTCGCGGCGTTCAGCGATCCGCAGCGGCAATATTCTCCTATCGCCGAACAGCTGGCCGGCCAGGCCGCGGGGGTGGATCGCGCCAAACGCTATCTCGCCTACTTCCAGGCCTATACCAGTACTTATGCAGAAGTGCGGGTTTTGGACAGCCTGTATCAACAAGCGCTTAGCCAAGGGAATATCGCCGGCTTATGTGTCGGCACACGACCCGATTGCGTGCCGCTGTCGGTGCTGGATCTGCTGGCCGGGTATCGGGATAAGGGCTATGAAATCTGGCTGGAGTTGGGTTTACAGAGCGCGCAGGATAAAACCCTACGGCGCATCAACCGCGGCCATGATTTTGCCTGTTACCAGCGCACCGTTGCCCTGGCGCGGGAGCGGGGACTGAAAGTGTGCACTCACCTTATTATTGGTTTGCCCGGCGAGGACGCGACGGCGTGCCTCGACACCCTCAGCAAAGTCGTAGCTGGGGGCGTGGCGGGTCTAAAATTGCATCCGCTGCATATTGTTGACGGCAGCGTATTGGCCCGCGCCTGGCGGGCGGGCAGGTTGACGACGCTGACGCTGGCGGCCTATGCCGCCATCGCCGGCGAAATGATTCGCCATACCCCCCCTGACATTCTCTTTCATCGCGTATCCGCCAATGCCCATCGTTCCCTACTGCTTGCGCCACAATGGTGCGCAAATCGTTGGGACGGCATGCTGGCCGTGTATCACTATCTACAGGAACAAGGACCGCAGGGCAGCGCCATCGGCACACCTTGGCGGCTCCCCGTCGCCGAACAGAGTTTGTGA